In one Rutidosis leptorrhynchoides isolate AG116_Rl617_1_P2 unplaced genomic scaffold, CSIRO_AGI_Rlap_v1 contig146, whole genome shotgun sequence genomic region, the following are encoded:
- the LOC139881355 gene encoding uncharacterized protein — protein MASELEGKSTSRPPLLIGTTYTRWKIRMRSFICQYNYPAWEACQNQWTAPMTADDPPVKKRTVEWNEIEKVFSAANCMVLNAIFSRCDDHHTKLIQTCETAYDARNTLAQVCEGNITLVNYKISLVESKFENVRMEDTETIRQFNSRMMDIKNEEYNLNAPYYDATLVKKVLRSLPVRFKGVADAIQIAKNLETYPFGTLMTKFDIYESSQ, from the coding sequence ATGGCAAGTGAACTTGAAGGAAAGAGCACATCACGACCACCACTATTGATCGGGACAACCTACACTAGATGGAAGATAAGAATGAGAAGTTTCATATGCCAGTACAATTACCCGGCATGGGAAGCCTGTCAAAATCAGTGGACTGCACCTATGACTGCTGACGATCCACCTGTGAAGAAACGTACAGTTGAGTGGAATGAAATAGAGAAGGTGTTTTCTGCTGCAAATTGCATGGTGTTGAATGCAATTTTTTCTAGATGTGATGATCACCATACCAAACTCATCCAGACTTGTGAGACTGCTTATGATGCTCGGAACACTCTTGCTCAAGTTTGTGAAGGTAACATTACTCTTGTCAATTATAAGATATCCCTGGTTGAATCTAAATTTGAGAATGTTAGAATGGAGGATACTGAAACAATCAGGCAGTTCAACTCACGAATGATGGATATTAAGAATGAGGAGTACAACCTGAACGCTCCTTATTATGATGCCACGTTGGTTAAGAAGGTTCTCAGATCTCTTCCGGTCAGGTTCAAAGGTGTTGCTGATGCCATTCAAATTGCAAAAAACTTGGAGACATATCCGTTTGGAACTTTAATGACAAAATTTGATATTTATGAGAGCTCACAATAG